CCCTTTTTTCTAGCCTTGTGCTGATTGTCTCTAGAAACACCtgtgctttgctaatgagcctggataACTTCTCTGTTgactagccctgcccccagcagagctgattgTAGGTTTTGCTATCACTGGCCTGGTGCCTCCTGGTAGTTGTAGTTCTTTGCCTGTAGCATTCCCTACACCAGAACTAGGAAAGTATAAATCGGGTCACTTTTGGGCTGCCTTTCtctggggataaattctgcagggcagtttccctaaaCTGCCTACTTCTAGGAGTAGGTTTAGGaatagttttagagcactgcaaGGTTTCTTCTAGCATGTCAGCATTCTCCCTGACACagtgtactgaaggaacttagggaagttctggtggctccactggccagacttttcaatgcttctctaaaaTTGGGAGTGGCACTAGAGGATTGGAgaaaggcagatgtggtccctctccacaaaagtggaagtaaggaagaagtagggaactagaggccggtaagtctgacttctgtggtaagcaaattaatagaaacgcttttaaaacagagacgtTTCTGGATTACAGAACCCGAGACAAtaaggattcactagaggcaggtcttgtcagacaaggcatggttaggcagactagatggatcatagggtctttatctacctttgGTTTTCTCTGCTTCTTCTTATACAGTATACCTGGGTTTTTGCAGTCTGGGTGGGTCACACATGGCTTTCTATTGTGGGTGGAGTCACAGCAAGCACCATGTCAGCTGCGCACGAGTGTGTGTGTGTCATGTGCACACTTGCTCATTGCACTGTGAGGTAGGAATCCAGCTGCCTAGCATGTTTTTCTTTCCAGTAGAATAAGAAATGTAAGACACAGTATCTAAATGCGTATTAAAGGTTATCTGCTCAGCAACGTGGAACCGAGCAGAGATGAAACGTTCCAAGGTTATTGGAGGCTGAACACCTGCGACAGCTCTCACCATCTCCACATCAAGCAGAGACAGATGTCTCGCATCATTCTATGCAAGGTGAGATCAGAAACCTCCAGCCCGTCTCCCCGATTCTGGCAGGCTTACAAGTACCCCTACACCACTGCTCCTGAATTCCTGAAAggattccctccctccccctatctCTCTGCTCCCCAGAATCTTCCCTTTCTTtgtgggggaaggaagggagaacaatGTAGCCTGGGTGTACAACACTACGAGAGGATCTTTATAACAGGGAGTCATAGACAAGAAGGTGCATTTTTAAAATGACCCTAGAGAAAGGAGACACACACTTTGACATGTGCTCCAAGTCAACTGTAATTGTGTGAATGTACCACATCTGCTGGCATATACAATACAACATATGCGTGTGTGCCGACTGCACCCCTGGGAATACCTGTCCAACTCCTTGGGCTGTTCTGTTACATAAAGTCCCAGACAATTTAATAAGAGCCTGCTCTGCTTGCCCAAGTCCTTTCTAACATTACTCACTGAAATGTCTTGGGCGGGGCCTTATTTCTAGGGCACTCCTGTGGAAGAGGCACCTTGCTACCGGCCAGCATTCTTGCTGGTCAACGCTCATTGCTGCGTTCCCTCACCGATATCTTTCTTCCCATCTCCCACTTCCCGCTGCGTGTCTGTacctttaatttcttataaaagcacAGTATCCGCCCAGCTGCCGGCcccggcgtcttctctccactgtggcccaccctctctgataatttcctgtttctgctagggcaggccgcagtggagagaagacgctggggCCGGCGTCAGGGCGGCGCTGCACTTTTATgaaaaattaaaggtagacatgaagcgggggggggggggggagcagagaggagcagACATTGGCAAAGGAACGCGACAGAGATTGCCGACCAGCAGGCACGCTGGCCTGTAGCAAGGTGTCGCTTCAAGTCTCGCAAGAAGTGTTTCTTTCCCTACAGGATTGCTGGTGGGCCTTGTTATGATGTTAGtggcaatttgggggggaggccatggcccctgtgccctCTCCCCTCGTTCCGATGCCTATGTGCTACTGTGTTAAGCATTGCTAGTAGAAGAAAAATCACTCCCACCATGTTATGTTTTACTGTGGTCTTGGATAGGGttcccagacatctggatttccctggtCACGTCCTCCGGGAGtctggatgacttttcaaaagccgacactttgtccgggttttcaaaagctgtttggggcagggaggaagtccatgcaTGCGTGGACAAAAGGAAGCAGTGAGGGTGGGGcttgggggtgggattagggtggggatgggtggaattagGTGTGCctggaggcggggctaggggggggtcttgattttccaaaaggaaaatccggtaaccctagtGTTGGAGCTTTGTGCTTCTGGTCCTCAGTCACCCCAAACGGCTGCCATTTATGATATTACCTCAGactgtatgtataatttgataacaatttgataactttctattgcatgtataattctttgtatCAAATTGCTGCTGGTAACCCACCTGGAACTCTGATTAATGAGGATATCTGATTGCACATAACGTAACATAACGCGCCACGCCACGCCACATGGAGAGTTCTGTTGCTTTAATACAGTGATAAGCCATACTCACCGGTTCTTGTGGCAGATTAAACATTCGTTATCGTAGACTATGCCATCTGTGCCACACACTGGAGAGTAGATCTTTGGGCAGCCCACCCTTGGGAACTTCTCACAGTTGGCCTGTAGAGGAAATGAGAGGTTTcacagctaagaacataagaattgatgtactggaacagaccgaaggtctatcaagcccagtggtACCTtatttccatcagtggccaacccagatcccaaggaCCTAGCTTGATTCCAAGTAGCaagacagattttatgctgcttatcctaggaataagcagtggattttcccaagtcatctcaataatggactatggacttctctattaggaaattatccaaacgttTTTATACCCCGCTCCTTGGGGAGGACAAGATATAAAtggaattaattaaataaataaatatctcacATACTTGAGAAGGATTAAGCCCTAAACCTTATGCTGctcctactatttatcacttaaatAGGGCTGAAAGTcggtacattttgacatttatatgcTAGATCCAGTCTCCAGCCAATCAGATCTGACTGGAAGTCATAAACTCACCAGTCTGTCTGACAGCTGAAGACAAAAGCTGGCAAAACATCTGGCTTGTCTTTAATTTATTCTTCCTTAATTTTCTGTGTGTGTTTTTTAAAGTAAACCAGCAGGATGACTTGTCTGCAAGGTATTGTATTAAATAAGGAGAAACTTGAAGTCCAAAGAGAAAAGATCTGTGTTTCTCAGACTTGGTCTGTTGCTCCTGAGAGGAGTTTCCTTAAGAAATCCCTCCCCACAGGTACCAAAAGTGGGGTAGGCGGATATAGTTATGGCAAGAGATGGAGGAATATCCTGCAAAATTTCAGCCTCAGGTATTGGCTAATTACAAATGTTTATCAATAACAAAGTATGGTTTTTTTGGAAAAATGCATTTGAAAAATAGCAAACATAAAACATGTACATTACTGTAATCTATAGGAAGTTATGGacagtgggttcaaatcctgtctGTCCTCTCAATATTCCATGTGACCTTGTCTTTGATTTCCTCAGGTACCTACTGAGCCTGTGCGATCTTTGGAGAAGGGTCAGTGTTTTTAGACTGTAAACTACGCTGGTCACAGCATATAAATACCGCTAACATACGTGGTGCTCACCTCTGCCACTCTCCCGTATAATCATCCGCTAGGTATTTAttattattgagagcttctatactgctattaatgactggggagtcaagtCAGAGCCTCTCCAAAGGCACTACACTacttgagcttctgtaaaggtgttatgataaaTTAGCTTCTGTAcagatgttaccataaggagtagtgaggtgttacaatacacggagctctgtggtggcattacagagttattaatacggGCATGGGTATGCCAATAAatcatcatcctacttatatgccttcgacaaggtaccacacaaaagactgctaaggaagctatggaatcacggggtgcaaggggaggtccaccgatggatcaaaaactggctggtggataggaaacagagggttgcagtaaagggtcattactcagactggcaatgggtcacgagcggagttccacaggggtcggtgctgggaccgctcctgttcaatatatttattgacgacctggaagcaggaacaaaatgtgaggttattaaatttgcggatgacaccaaactatacagcagggtcaaaaacatggaggactgcgaagatctccaaaaagatctgacaacgctggaagagtggatcaaaaagtggcaaatgagcttcaacatagggaaatgcaaggtcatgcatgtggggaaaaagaacccgatgttcacttacaaaatgggggcatcaccgctaggggtgagcaaccttgaaagagaccttggagtgatggtagacacaacattaaaggcgtcggcgcagtgcgcacagcctcaaggaaagcaaacaaaatattgggtatcattaagaagggtatcacgaccaggacaaaggaagtcattctgccactgtatcgtgcattggtgcggccgcacctggagtactgtgtccagtactggtcgccgtacctcaagaaggacatggcagtacttgagagagtccagagaagagcaactaagctaataaagggtatgggggacctctcatacacggacagactgaaaaagctggggcttttctcgctggaaaagcgatgactcagaggagacatgatagaaaccttcaagatcatgaagggcatagaaaaagtagacagggatagatttttcaaattatgggggaccacaagtacaagggggaactcagagaaattgaaaggggaaaggtttagaacaaatgccaggaagttctttttcacccaaagggtggtggaaacatggaacgcgctaccggaggatgtgataagcaggagcacgcttaagggcttcaaagaaggtttggatagatacctggaggacaaagggattgaggggtacagataggagtagaggtaggttatagggataggattagaggtaagttataaaattagtcaaggaccactgtttAGGCACGtagcgggagcggaccgctgggcaagatggaactctggtctgcctcagcggaggcaacttcttatgttcttatgttatatcaaatcaattgtcctatgtatgcacacatgtaatactaggtttactaGCTGTGAGGTTTCATTTCAAGAGGCTGAAGTTTGCTGCTCTCCACCATCAATCTGCCTCAGCTCTCATGGCCTAATGCCTTGGAAATAAGATAGCATTTCCCTGGCATTGTGCAGCCAGTGCTGTGGAAAATCGATGCATGAGAGCGTTATGGCCAGGATTCTCTACAGGGAGCCAATATCGGCGGACACCTGAAAAGCAGCCGCCGATCGTGTGTCAGTCATGCAACAGCCATGTTTTTCtaagcctacatttccggcgcccaTCTAAGCCGTGAATCGCATCTATGTCAGTGCTCaaggccacctaacgccacttccagcgaTAGCTACGCCCTTAGTGGAGTTTGGCGCCCTAAAGCACGTGTATTATTTGGGCACCAGTAGGCGCTGTTACAGTGccatttttgccattttaaatgacATTTCTTACTTAACGTAGACTCTGGTAGGGCCTAGAATTTCCCCCTCTATGTTTAGCAGAAAGCCATGAGTTGCATTGAAATGCAAAGATGTCCATCTTCCTTTGAATGGATGGCTTGGTCTTCAGTCTTTGTGTTCTTTTTAAGAAAGGGTTTAATTGTGGCTTTGGATTACAGTCGGTTTACCATCCCTCCCCATCCCACTTTTTTTTGCTTAGAGGCAAGTGTCTGGCTCCACTATCAATTCTCCAGTTTCTGATGCTCTACTTGGAAAAATATTAGTCAAGTCCTGGATCCAGTTCTACTACCTGTAATCCCCACCTTAGAATCACATATGGGATTTACCTCTCGCCCTTCATCAGCGTCTGCTCCAAAATATCCTAAAACAGACAAAATATAGCTGTTAAGGGTCATTGCAATGCCAGACTCTTATTCTCTGGGACTGACTGCTGGTGGAGAGGAAAGTAATGAGGGCATGAAATGGGGGTCACACTGGAGTAGACGCAGACACACTTAAATGCAACGGAGTCTTCATTTCATGGACAATAACAAGCAATGCTCATTGGCCAGACAGACAGAATAAACAGAGAAACTAAGATGACCTTTCCCGGCATGTGATTGGAAAAGAACCGATCCCCGCGAGTGAGTTAATCCAATACCAATGCTGGCAGCAATGGCACTGTAATGCCGCCCCGTTCAAGTCGGTGGTGGAGACCGTTGCCTCTTTTTAAACTTGCTAAAGCTGATGTGTGCGTGCAAGAAGACAGCAAGAGCACAGTTTGCTGCTAAGTCTGTTCTCAGCAAAGAAACCCCCTCACGGTCCACGTCTGAGCATTGTGCTGGGATCTCAACAGCTGCAACAGGACTGAAAGTCTCTAGCCACGATTTCTTACCAGGGAAGAGGCAAATGAGCAGAAACAGCAACGATCCCAGAGCCCTCATGGCTTTTCTCCTTAATGTTCTCTCTGTACAGCAATGCTGAAGGTCCTTGGGTTCACGGATATATATATCTTGCATTAAGTGCTTTGTCTCTCTAATATCATCCTCCCCAAGTTAATGATTAACAGAAACATGCCACATGCCCCACCTGCTATGCCAAGTCTATTTACCAGATGTTGAATGAGTCACAGATCAAGCTAGCAGGATCGATGAATGCATTTACAAAGGAGCTGTAAAAGTCTTAGTTACTTATTTATTGCGATTTATTAACCAACTTtaagaagagattcacccaaggcgcaGTAAAGCAGCTATAACCGACTGGTCTTAATCCTCAGTCATCAGAAAGAGACAGACCaaggaccataagaacataagacttgccgctgctgggtcagaccagtggtccattgtgcccagcagtccgctcacgcggcgacccttaggtcaaagaccagtgccttaactgagtctagccttacctgtgtacgttctggttcagcaggaacttgtctaaccttgtcttgaatccctgaagggtgtttccccctataacagcctccggaagagcgttccagttttccacaactctctggctgaagaagaactttctgacgtttgtacggaatcgatccccttttaactttagagagtgtcctctcgttctccctaccttggacagagtgaacaacctgtctctatctactaagtctattcccttcagtatcttgaatgttttgatcatgtcccctctcagtctcctcttttcaagggagaagaggcccagttgtacggcaactcctccagtcccttaaccatttttgtcggtcttctctggaccctttcgagtagtactatgtcctttttcatgtacggcaactaatgttggatgcagtattccaggtgtgggcgcaccatggccctgtacagcagAAATGATTCTCAAatcttaaggttgcctttaatgtggttgctaaaccagttccagccagtGTAGCGCACATGTATTGTAGCGGCGGATTCACAAAACGGCCTTCTGTGGTCTTTGCTGAGCTTCCTGTCACTCTCCGCCAccgccatgcaaatgggcttatcaatatttaaatgagcactccagtggattcttcAACATCATTGAGTGATTCTCCAAGTGTGGCGTTGGCTTTTGGTGAGCAAAAATTAGCAACTGGTTTGGGGGTGCTAGTACTGTGAAAAGCACATCTCTGGCACGCATTTTGACTGTAGCTAATgaatcaaaataaaaatt
The nucleotide sequence above comes from Geotrypetes seraphini chromosome 18, aGeoSer1.1, whole genome shotgun sequence. Encoded proteins:
- the LOC117351513 gene encoding serine protease inhibitor Kazal-type 1-like; translated protein: MRALGSLLFLLICLFPGYFGADADEGREANCEKFPRVGCPKIYSPVCGTDGIVYDNECLICHKNREKNLHIRIRKEGKC